The Ananas comosus cultivar F153 linkage group 20, ASM154086v1, whole genome shotgun sequence region TCATATATCCTGTTCACAAACTTAATTTCTGGATCAGATATGTAGCCTTTTATTTAAGAAAGCTCCTCTTAGTAAAAACCTTTTCGAGTACAAAAACCAGCTTTTCCCCACAAATTGAATAACTTGCCAACTCAATATAATGGTGTTTTGTTcaggaaaaggggaaaaaaaaacagcacTTTCGAGGAGTACTcgatatatattattacatattaCGCAGTTATCCACAAATCTAAAGTATCATAAATAAAAAGCCTTTAAAACATCCACTCAAGTGCTGGAATCCACATACCAGAACTCTCTCGACTTGGCCTTGAGGCTGGTACGATACGGCGGGGCGATCAACTGGCGTAGAGATCCAACGGCGGGTGATGTTCCAATACCACTTCATATACTTTTCCAATGCTTTCAGTGGGTCTAGGTCCTCAGATTCTTGTTCTTTGACCACACTGGATAGCCTATCCTCCCACCGTTTTATATATTGCTCATGGTATTGAGACCAATTCTCTTCCGATCTACCTTGTCTAGTCAATCGGTCTACTACCTCCACGGGCTCAGGGATATGTTGTATCATCCCAAATTGTCTAAATACACGATCCGGAACATGCATTTCAACAATTTCATAACAAATTAAAGGTGCCTTCGATCGCCATACCTCCgacccacttttgcaaaatgaGGGTAATTTAGCCATCAAATCAGATGTATAAGGATCCCATATTACCTACACCATTTTAAAGGAATTCAATAATGTATCCTTAACTTATAGAGAGCAAACTGCAATAGGGGGCTGAGGTTACAGTTTCGTGACTAACGATTGCAATTTTATTGTTGGGTCCCTAAGCATTGCACTTCATTTCAACTTCTACAAAGTTGGATTTAATCCCACAAAATCGTGATTCTAAAAGGTTAAAAATTGCTTGAGTGACTATTAGATGGTATGTAGTTATTTCTGCCTGATTGATAAAGGGATTTAACTGGAAGAGAGTGCATttacatgtgtgtgtgtgtgtgtgtgtgtgtgtgtgtgtgtttagggaCCCAATTGTACCGCTGAACAGCATTTACCCTAACTAAAATTGGGTAATGAAGCGAAACCTGAGACTCCATCTGGATATCAAGCTCATTGCGATAAAACTCAATATCTGAGGTCTTGACATTCTCTCGCCATCGTAATGGGGCATTCCacctagaaaaaaaatatatcaaatcaacaAAATGCAAcctattattttcatttaaaaacatTTTAGCGACAACTACCTACAACCCAATGGCTTATCGTCTAGGGCGGCATCCCAGTTCCCATTTTTTAGACGCTGCGGGCGGCCCACATGCAAGTGCTCCCACACCCATACCTGAGAATATTGCAAATGACTCATTCATAGTATAGAAAACGGTAAAACTTATGGATAGACCCTGTACTATCCTTATGTAGCAACTtagtccctcaactttttaCTTAAAACACATATACCAAAACTTTCTGGCATACTGCAGATTCAtccctaactttcaaaaaatcAATGTTTTTCCTATAAACTGAACATTTTACCCTTTCTGCAATATGATTTCCTTGTTTCAGTGTTATTAAAACATgattaaaaaagtaattttattaaaaattgtcCATTCTTATCAAAATTATCATGAAGCCAGATATGGAATTGGCATACATAAGAAAGTTCAGGAATGAAGTGTTTAAAGAAAAAGTCTAGGGATTGAGCGGAAATATCATGTAGTACAGAGGCTATCTGGTACCTAAAAGAAACCCTCCAATTGCAAAAGAGTTGATGAGTACCTGAAGTAGTGTAAGAAAGCCGCAACACTCAGCTTTTCCTACCAGACTGGCCTTCCCTAATTCTCTATAAAGATAGGCAAGCGCTGCAGCACCCCACGCCATTTTACCACATTCATCAAAATCTCTTAAGAGAGCCAGGTACTTTAAGTGAACCCGATTACCACTAGGATCTGGGAATAAGCTGCATGCGATTTGGTACATGATGTAGGCCCTAGCTGTATATTCGATCTGATCTTGACCTGCATCGGATGGTATTTCATGATATTGTTGATAAAGCCAATCGATCTTGACGCATCCGCCCTTTAGCTGGTCAGGTACTTGACCTAGTAGGTCCTTGCAAAGTTGTTCCCATTGGTAATCAGTCCGGCCAGTGACCGGAGCCCCATCAACGAGAAGGCCGGATAGAATGGCCACATCTTTCAATAAAATGGTGATTTCCCCATGGCGTAAGTGGAAAGTCTGCGTCTCTCTCCTCCACCTCTCAACAATGGCATTTAGTAATGCATGGTCTAGATGGACCCGCTTTAatctagataaataataaaaacctGCTCTCTTTAAGAGTGCTAATACTCCTCTGTGTTTCATCTCCCATAAGTTCAGCTTTCGTCCATGCTCGACAAATCTGATGGGTTTGATATACTGGATAACAAATATTTGTACATTAAAAACTCttaacagaaaaagaaaatggtgtTATGAAAGCGAAGACACTAGAGGTGGATTCTACCTTTTTAGTTTCAAGGGCACATGATCGATGGCGTTCTTGATCTGTCAGCACAGATTTGTCAATTGGACCAGGGTCTAGTTGCTCTGCCATCTAACCAAGCATGAAGAGAACgaattttataaatatgtagATATTCAATGCAAAGAATTCacgaaaataacaaaataaatatgagCTAACCTTTATACCTGgtacaaacaaacaaaaaaaagggtgcTTCCATTATCAAGGTACAGTCTCAAGTCCTACATAGAAGAAGAACAAGGATGGCATCTATTCGCACTTTTGGACACATGGGGTTTCGATCTGATTGTAAGTATAGATCACATTTTCCTCCTACCAGACATGATTGAGCTACTCTAAGAAATCACTAATCTTTATAATCCAAGTCAATCACTATTTCTCGCATTAGCCACATATAATAAACCGAACTTAACACCGAAATCCACTAACTTATATGTTTGCAAATACTCTCCATGTGATTATTTGCTGCCCACTTTCGGTAGCTAACTTTCTTTTTATCTTGCTTCATGATTTGAGTATCAACTTCAAACTAGCCAGAGGTTATGAGATGTGCGAAAGTAGTAGAAACACATTAATCCATAGTTTAGAGTAAAATCAACAGATACAGTAAAATTGATTGGTAAATTTGATCTATTATACTTCTAAATCGTTATTACTAAATCAACATGGAGGATAAATTGAGTGCACCAACTTATATCTAGTTTTCTAAAAGTTATCAGTCTCAAATTTATTAATGTAGACTTAGATGCctttaaaaatcaaaactttaataACTTACTGAGGAAAATTGTGCTAAAATGGTTATTACTTGAATGCCAACGTGTAGTAGTGTCATGATAACATGCTGATGCTCATAAGTAGCAAAATCAACTAAAACCAATATCTAGAATATTACCAACCAACTGAATCATAAAAATACACTATGGATTTTCTACTTCTAATGGTAGAATCTAAAATCAAATGGCAAGATCCAAACATTCCAACGGCACAGGATTGCAAATTGAACACAAAAGACCTATTTCCTAGTTCAAAGAGGCCAAATTCAGATGTAACTGAGCTCAAATCATCATCTTATCGTTCATGTGCTACATTCCAAAACAATTTCTTCAAAGTTTTCGtaaaaattagagattttacTACCAAACTAGCAGAGAACACGAGTAATTGGGGCTCAATTAAGCCGGGAACGCAAACCATTACAGCTTCGATTGAAAAGCAAAGACCCGAGATCACGCACTTGATTATGGATCGCAGAGGTGGATTCGGCGCCGACTTTGGCGAGGAGGAGCGAAGGCCGAGTTAGGGTTTCGAggttagagggagagagagagagagagagagagagagagagagagatttgaatGCGAAGGGGAAGTGAGAGAAGGATTTGgggggaaatgagagagagagagagagagagagagagagagagagagagagagaggaggcgcCGAATCGCCGAGAGCGCAACGATAACTCGGCAACGCGGTGCCGTGTCCTTCGATATTATGCAGCGACACATGGAGACGAGAATTCTCGGGTTATTATTAGATTTTGAATCAACTTTCGACCCGACCCGTTAACACCGTACTGAATCCTTGTAGCTTGACTCTTAactattagaattttgaaaaatgaatTGCATAATAATTGTATCATTTTATGTCATTTTATGATTAGACGGATTTATATTATGTTGATTGTGAATCAACGGATTTATATTATGTATGACATTGCTTCTCTACTACAAAAACCATTTAGTAAATGAAAAGTTCGGAGTATTCGGTTCTTTCATCTTTCATCATTTCAAAAGCTTAAATGAGCCTCCTActtagggatagggataggaaatatgaaatttagtaTACATGTCAacaatatttttacttttatgtaAGGTATAGGCCCCTATATCAgaacttttctctctttttaacAAGCACTTAAAATGAACTTCTACAACCCAAAAGAAGTTGTATCTTCTTGTTTTGTTGCAGCAAAGTTATGTGACATTTTAATGAAAAAGAGTGTTAGTGCTTCCAACAGCAAAAGCCAAAACAAGTATACTTCAATTCTTCATTCAATTCTGGGGCAGGCCCCTCACCAAATTTGTCAGGTGATGAAGAAACTATGATAGCTTACAAACAGTTTAAGCTGTTATTGCAGCTTATAACACTTGCAATATAATGCAAAGTCTAATTGGCAACACATGGAAATAAGAACCAAAAAAGATTCTTccacaaacaaaattaacccTTCTTGtataattttctctctctctctttgtccttttttttttttttttcctaaacaGATTTCTCATACAACAACTGACAAAATTCATATACTGCAGATATTACATCAGGAAACAATCTTCACacgaaaagggaaaaaattatAGGTTTTTCGACAATAAATGAAGAGAAAccaatgaatggctgaaaaatACCTATAGCAGAATCAGAAAACCTATAAACACATTTAGGAACCTTTCCTCGAACAAGCCAGCCAAAGCATGCAaataaaagaatagaaaaaagcaaaaaaaatcaaGAGAGTTTCTTTTGGTTGAGGCACTCTAGATACAAAGAATGCTGCTCCCATTTGATATGTGAAGATGAAGAATCGACGAAAACTCAATTCTCCTATTCTTTGAATGGTTTGCATCTCTTTTCACTTAACCACCAGTATTTTCACCATTTTCAGCCGAGGTGTCCGAAGCAGCATCTTCAATTGACAAGTTTGAAATATTTTCTGCAATACTTCCTTCCTCTCCATCTGTCGTGGGGGTTTTCTGCAGAGTGGCATCCATATTTGGAATCTCTGAAGCCTCAGCAGAGGGCGCTGAGGGTTCCGAGGGTTCAGAGTTTTCGGCAGGTGGTTGTTTCTGAAGACTCCAATACATGATGCTCGCGGTAAGTGTAAGGATCATCTTCTGATTTACCTGCCATAAAGAGCAGCAGCGTGTTATCGTAAggatttaaaaaagtaaaaaaaaaaaaaagaaaaaaaaaaggaaaagacgTATCCATTAGGAGATACAAGGATGGAGTATATTTGGATCACTGATACCAAATTGACCACATTATCGGGAAGTTCAATAAATTATACAGCATTAAGTAATCATCATTTTACTAGTTTTAGAACGTTACCTCAATGATGTCTTCTGGCAACAAGAAGACAGAACATCCGAGCTTTCTAGCAACACTGATGATGTATGTAGCATTCAACTTCTTGTCCTCCTCTGTGATAAAATGATAGATTAAGTTAGTCAAAACACAAATGAAGGATACTTTTATGTAAAAATACCAAGTCCCATGGATATTTCCTTCTTATAATTGTTCTTTTCCGACAGTTTCATTTTTCAAAACTAAACATGTAAGTCCTGCTACTAATGACTTCTCATATATTAAATCTCAGGAGTAATGGAAAGAAAAGAGCACACCATCTTCGCCCTTTGTCACTAGTTTCCAGTTTACAACCCTTGGCTCCACAGCACTAAGGAGTTCAAGGAAAAAGATTCCATTTGAGAGATTCCTATcctaaagaaagaaaataagcaCATAGTAAGTAGATTTCTGAaagtaataattcaaaaaagaTAGGGGAAAAACTCAGAAAGAATTGAGAATACCTTGAAGCTTTCCATATGAGAAGTTCTGCCAGACCCCTTCACTTTGCCATTCGCCCAATTTAAGATGTCGGCGTCAGTTATCTCTTTTTCTTGAGAGTGGAATCTCAAGTTCTTTAGCAATTGAAGTATATTGGATCTCATCAATTGCCACAAAAAAGCTAAAAGGAAGCAAAAAGAAGGGTCAAATAGTACGCTAAAAagtgtttcaaattttttagggCATGAACCATAAGGCTC contains the following coding sequences:
- the LOC109726055 gene encoding serine/threonine-protein phosphatase 7 long form homolog; protein product: MAEQLDPGPIDKSVLTDQERHRSCALETKKYIKPIRFVEHGRKLNLWEMKHRGVLALLKRAGFYYLSRLKRVHLDHALLNAIVERWRRETQTFHLRHGEITILLKDVAILSGLLVDGAPVTGRTDYQWEQLCKDLLGQVPDQLKGGCVKIDWLYQQYHEIPSDAGQDQIEYTARAYIMYQIACSLFPDPSGNRVHLKYLALLRDFDECGKMAWGAAALAYLYRELGKASLVGKAECCGFLTLLQVWVWEHLHVGRPQRLKNGNWDAALDDKPLGCRWNAPLRWRENVKTSDIEFYRNELDIQMESQVIWDPYTSDLMAKLPSFCKSGSEVWRSKAPLICYEIVEMHVPDRVFRQFGMIQHIPEPVEVVDRLTRQGRSEENWSQYHEQYIKRWEDRLSSVVKEQESEDLDPLKALEKYMKWYWNITRRWISTPVDRPAVSYQPQGQVERVLVNLVVDIQERIKDVLANTTVPQDVAETLNQIEGRISSVLDGFKLLHVSCSLPISKCNIRTNSSQEHQNSGDQPANDQTQPSSPLAHSTDDQLTVATTALVELGPPALGSPVADSNATITPPVISELPSPSPTLTVPSPPPSAPPIPAAPSQENALPLVPANKEMVPSTSTCVATTRAKLSTPSRSEALSAITALIQASEALAKAAKALTWQDFVEGEDRATDIQIEDNNRNVMTHSSDVLHLDRMDAAVLMRTGGQDDADAGDKQGEVQNCKENRVESSSGGEAEKDKENGVDSSSGVKAQGKRGYGESTIHDEDEMVLKAMWDRGRAMRKKKTKRVHS